The Paenibacillus macerans genome includes a window with the following:
- a CDS encoding GNAT family N-acetyltransferase: MRIEDYFENFPILETDRILLRPITYLDIEDMYEYCSVPEVSRYTTWEYHKSKDDTKGFIDFILNRYASEKVGPWGIEYKESAQAQLVWPFREYKNVIRNQIYILRGVIDGFTPNV; the protein is encoded by the coding sequence ATGCGGATAGAAGATTATTTTGAAAACTTCCCGATTCTTGAAACGGATAGGATATTGTTGAGGCCTATAACTTACTTAGATATTGAAGACATGTATGAATATTGTTCCGTGCCAGAAGTATCAAGGTATACAACATGGGAATACCACAAAAGTAAGGATGATACGAAGGGATTTATTGATTTTATTCTTAACCGATATGCATCAGAGAAAGTCGGTCCATGGGGGATTGAATATAAAGAATCTGCGCAAGCGCAGTTAGTCTGGCCGTTTCGTGAATACAAGAACGTTATCAGAAATCAAATTTATATTTTGAGGGGGGTAATAGATGGATTTACGCCTAACGTTTAA
- a CDS encoding putative holin-like toxin, whose protein sequence is MEVKDALHIMFLFGMFILALLTYINSNNKRK, encoded by the coding sequence ATGGAGGTTAAAGATGCATTGCATATCATGTTTCTATTCGGAATGTTTATCCTTGCACTTTTAACGTACATCAACTCGAACAACAAGAGAAAGTAA